Proteins from one Mercurialis annua linkage group LG7, ddMerAnnu1.2, whole genome shotgun sequence genomic window:
- the LOC126654892 gene encoding uncharacterized protein LOC126654892 produces the protein MLLALRAPKLGVLPSKIGINFNKQQILHPNLHYSSPILKSSLSFKCSLPCYCIKNRLTDSSTEGFSVLSSEIPWERENIWSIMAMFMFSLHIPLGFGGLSIVAYLLHQSVLDPQTEILSLLILQILELIGVLILLSTTAKPEKKLLNFFKSYEYSKDRSWLVATLLGFGSLTLLVFLTSFLADVLVEPKDVNNPILKEILLSNTTSKTACVVVYCFVTPLLEEIVYRGFLLTSLASTVNWKTAVFLSSIAFSAAHFSGENFIQLVIIGCVLGCCYSWTGNLSSSIAVHSLYNAFTLIITLMS, from the exons ATGCTGCTAGCTCTTCGAGCACCAAAACTGGGTGTTTTACCCTCCAAAATTGGCATTAATTTCAACAAACAGCAAATTTTACATCCAAATCTTCACTATTCCTCTCCCATTCTTAAGTCTAGTCTCAGCTTCAAATGCTCTCTGCCTTGTTATTGCATCAAAAACAGGCTTACTGATAGCTCCACTGAG GGTTTTTCAGTGCTTTCATCAGAAATTCCATGGGAAAGAGAAAATATATGGAGCATTATGGCTATGTTTATGTTCAGTTTGCATATTCCATTGGGTTTTGGAGGCTTGTCTATAGTTGCCTATCTACTGCACCAATCGGTTCTTGATCCACAAACTGAG ATATTATCATTGCTGATCCTTCAAATTTTGGAACTCATTGGTGTCCTAATTCTGCTTAGCACCACTGCCAAGCCAGAAAAGAAGCTATTAAACTTCTTCAAATCTTATGAGTACTCTAAAGACAGGAGCTGGTTGGTAGCAACATTACTAGGTTTCGGGTCTTTAACTTTATTGGTGTTTCTCACATCTTTTCTGGCTGATGTATTGGTTGAACCTAAG GATGTGAACAACCCAATCTTGAAGGAGATTCTACTGAGCAACACCACATCAAAAACTGCCTGTGTGGTGGTTTACTGCTTTGTGACACCTCTACTGGAAGAAATTGTTTACAGAGGATTTCTGCTGACATCTCTAGCCTCAACAGTAAACTGGAAAACAGCAGTTTTTCTCAGTTCAATTGCATTCAGTGCAGCTCACTTTTCCGGTGAGAATTTTATACAGTTGGTTATAATTGGATGTGTTCTTGGTTGCTGTTATTCTTGGACAGGAAACTTGAGTTCTTCCATTGCTGTACATTCCTTGTATAATGCTTTCACTCTAATTATAACCTTAATGTCTTAA
- the LOC126654502 gene encoding zinc finger BED domain-containing protein RICESLEEPER 2-like → MNIEISPSMDTDERNELSLQTTQSENEEAISGGGSTSKSKQPLPPPPPATAPVVRLCKRSKSHPCTRKVTQHTALVWDHFKLIKGTNEGEGNRVACDYCGINYAYDSENHVVLGHMSAHLYHKCPKYPYRVNKRKRALSLESQRDEELEEGGSSTNLALRDNRVIDVEAITCALAKMVIVDGLSFGVVEGEGFKTFSHALEPRFVVPSRFDVARDCMRICKEEKAKLKDVLEFQRVCLTVDTWKSVKNMNYMCLVAHWIDNEWKLNKRILNFRVVPSLKGEIIGRTVETCLLQWGINEIFTVTVANANSDDGAVRYLRERTGYWYSTIMGHEFMHVRSATKILNLAVKEFVTDFQESIDKIRNAVKFVRSSPSKLEKFKRFMWFRRDSTKRLPYVDIEARWDSTYKMLETAEKCEKSFERLKEDDPNYVLHFEGDEDIVVGSEGRNREVNNTQPPNENDWTNARCFVKLLEHFHDAALQLSGSLHVTSTSFYHEFVSLQLELLELSRNGDGILNSMALHLKIKLENYLGNPDNINPMLFVAIVLDPRYKLVNMKYCFDQIYDSARAKQMSQRVEDTLTRMYDHYRLLSSNAHLLAKSSNAASNETSSDELEEGRFTVNTMKREYRRYLKEKREKLANSDVLRYLSVDCETMDDHFDILEWWKVNTPKYPVLSQIARDVLAIPVSTVSLESAFKMDNHVLDPFRSSLPPLMLEALMCGQNWLRPASHPIDLRETMDELEKYEEIESEFSGLSSAMTADLCYLYD, encoded by the exons ATGAATATTGAAATATCGCCGTCG ATGGATACTGATGAGAGGAATGAACTCAGTTTACAGACTACTCAGAGTGAGAATGAGGAAGCTATATCAGGTGGAGGATCAACCTCAAAATCAAAGCAACCACTTCCACCGCCACCACCGGCGACGGCGCCTGTTGTTCGTCTTTGTAAAAGGTCAAAATCTCATCCTTGTACTAGAAAAGTTACTCAACATACAGCTCTAGTATGggatcattttaaattaatcaaaggTACAAATGAAGGTGAAGGTAATAGGGTTGCTTGTGATTATTGTGGTATAAATTATGCTTATGATTCAGAAAACCATGTTGTTCTTGGTCATATGAGTGCTCATTTGTATCACAAATGTCCTAAGTATCCTTATAGGGTTAATAAAAGGAAAAGGGCTTTGTCTTTAGAATCACAAAGGGATGAGGAATTAGAGGAAGGTGGTTCTAGTACTAATCTTGCTCTTAGGGACAATAGGGTAATTGATGTCGAGGCTATTACATGTGCCCTTGCGAAAATGGTTATAGTTGATGGGTTGTCGTTTGGCGTTGTGGAGGGAGAAGGATTTAAGACGTTTTCTCATGCTTTGGAACCGAGGTTTGTAGTTCCTTCTCGTTTTGATGTTGCTAGAGATTGTATGAGAATTTGTAAGGAGGAGAAAGCGAAACTGAAAGATGTGCTCGAGTTTCAACGTGTTTGTCTTACTGTTGATACTTGGAAGTCTGTTAAGAACATGAATTACATGTGTCTTGTTGCTCACTGGATTGATAATGAGTGGAAGTTGAACAAAAGAATTTTGAACTTCCGTGTTGTTCCTAGTCTTAAGGGGGAAATAATCGGGAGGACAGTCGAGACATGCTTGCTACAATGGGGCATAAATGAGATTTTCACTGTCACGGTTGCTAATGCAAACTCTGATGATGGTGCTGTTAGGTATTTGAGAGAAAGAACTGGATATTGGTACAGTACCATTATGGGACATGAATTCATGCATGTGAGGTCTGCCACGAAGATTTTGAATCTTGCTGTGAAAGAGTTTGTAACTGACTTTCAAGAATCAATTGATAAGATTCGTAATGCAGTGAAATTTGTCAGGTCGTCTCCTAGTAAGCTGGAAAAGTTCAAGAGATTTATGTGGTTTCGTAGAGACTCAACTAAGAGGCTTCCCTATGTTGACATTGAAGCTAGGTGGGATTCAACCTATAAAATGTTAGAAACTGCTGAGAAGTGTGAGAAATCTTTTGAACGTCTAAAGGAGGATGACCCAAACTATGTTTTGCACTTTGAAGGTGATGAGGATATTGTGGTTGGATCCGAAGGAAGGAACAGGGAAGTAAATAACACTCAGCCTCCCAATGAAAATGATTGGACGAATGCCAGATGTTTTGTCAAATTGTTGGAGCATTTTCATGATGCAGCATTGCAACTTTCAGGCTCTTTACATGTCACATCAACTTCCTTTTACCATGAGTTTGTGTCATTGCAACTTGAGCTACTTGAATTGAGTAGAAATGGAGATGGTATCTTGAATTCTATGGCTTTGCACTTAAAAATAAAGCTTGAAAATTATCTGGGTAATCCTGATAATATCAACCCCATGTTATTTGTTGCTATAGTTTTAGATCCTCGTTATAAGCTGGTAAATATGAAGTATTGTTTTGATCAAATTTATGATAGCGCAAGGGCTAAACAGATGAGTCAGAGAGTGGAAGACACTTTGACTCGAATGTATGATCACTACCGATTATTGAGTTCCAATGCTCATCTGCTAGCTAAAAGTTCGAATGCAGCTTCTAATGAGACGAGTTCTGATGAGCTTGAAGAGGGTCGCTTTACTGTAAATACCATGAAACGGGAGTACAGAAggtatttaaaagaaaaaagggAGAAGCTAGCTAATTCGGATGTGTTAAGGTATCTATCTGTGGATTGTGAAACCATGGATGATCATTTTGATATTCTGGAATGGTGGAAGGTCAATACACCTAAGTATCCAGTTCTCTCCCAAATAGCTAGAGATGTATTGGCCATTCCAGTTTCTACAGTTTCTCTAGAGTCAGCATTCAAGATGGATAATCATGTACTGGATCCATTTAGGAGTTCACTGCCACCATTGATGCTAGAAGCTCTTATGTGTGGTCAGAATTGGTTGAGACCTGCATCACATCCAATTGATCTCCGTGAAACTATGGATGAACTAGAAAAATATGAAGAAATTGAATCAG AATTCTCTGGATTAAGTTCGGCCATGACTGCAGATTTATGCTACTTATATGATTAA
- the LOC126656107 gene encoding uncharacterized protein LOC126656107 yields MAGRRELGFPNTGGRASSLREQLARKTLKSVRSKGHPYVELREDGKCFVFFCTLCLAPCYSPPVLFDHLKGKLHTKRLSTAKLTLLKENPWPFSDGVQFFNNSTENDEHLLIKNDNKSLANDNSNLAIVKHAGNGKPAADENVGCDEDANDNGRPCDLVIQDILIRDDLSDLNARFMGFGQIAARFIETDGNLSEISRIWCEWLGESVPENKEKDKVKVVDHEFAVITFAYICNLGRPGLIDDDDDTKLLLPSGPAQECHKEEGNNRKRKKSSPDPENISGPPTRLMLDRHDHQLLPSTSKSRKNARRELRRQARIAAERICDICQQKILLEKDVATLVNMKTGQLACIGRNSYGQFHVFHTSCLILWILLSEYEMAKIQPVSAKERKKSRRKNGTKSTEAGKGKLFNCQIGSVFCPECQGTGATREIEARELPTIYLPEMFKYRIKVGEGRRAWMKSPEMVENCSIGFHFPCPSERAVQEKVSPLKLLRFYRADV; encoded by the exons ATGGCTGGAAGGCGGGAGTTAGGGTTTCCAAATACAGGTGGTCGTGCAAGTAGCTTGAGAGAGCAATTAGCTAGAAAAACTCTTAAGAGTGTGAGATCTAAAGGACATCCTTATGTGGAACTTCGTGAGGATGGGAAGTGTTTCGTGTTCTTTTGCACATTGTGTCTTGCGCCATGTTACAGCCCTCCTGTATTGTTTGATCACTTGAAGGGCAAGCTTCATACTAAGAGGTTATCGACTGCTAAGCTTACTCTCTTGAAGGAAAATCCTTGGCCTTTTAGTGATGGTGTCCAATTCTTTAACAATTCTACTGAGAATGATGAGCATTTACTCATTAAGAATGATAACAAGTCGTTAGCCAATGATAATAGCAACCTTGCTATTGTTAAACATGCTGGAAATGGGAAGCCTGCTGCTGATGAGAATGTTGGATGTGACGAAGATGCAAATGACAATGGAAGACCATGCGATTTGGTTATTCAAGATATTCTTATTAGAGATGACCTTTCTGATTTGAATGCAAGATTTATGGGTTTTGGACAAATCGCTGCAAGGTTTATTGAGACAGATGGCAATTTAAGTGAGATCAGTCGGATATGGTGTGAATGGTTGGGGGAAAGTGTTCCTGAAAATAAGGAAAAGGACAAGGTCAAGGTTGTGGATCATGAATTTGCTGTTATTACATTTGCTTATATTTGCAATTTGGGAAGACCGGGGTTGATTGACGACGATGATGATACAAAGTTGTTGCTCCCATCTGGTCCTGCTCAAGAATGTCATAAGGAGGAGGGGAATAATAGGAAAAGGAAAAAGTCATCTCCTGATCCTGAGAATATTAGTGGTCCTCCTACCAGATTGATGTTGGATCGACATGATCATCAGCTTCTTCCTTCAACGTCTAAATCTAGAAAGAATGCTCGACGAGAGCTGAGACGTCAAGCTCGCATAGCTGCAGAGAGAATTTGCGACATCTGTCAACAAAAGATTCTTCTGGAGAAAGATGTAGCAACTCTGGTGAACATGAAGACTGGACAACTCGCTTGCATTGGCAGAAATTCATATGGG CAATTTCATGTGTTCCATACTTCCTGCCTCATACTCTGGATACTTCTCTCTGAATATGAAATGGCTAAAATTCAACCAGTCAGtgcaaaagagagaaaaaagtcAAGGAGAAAAAATGGAACTAAATCTACTGAAGCGGGAAAGGGGAAACTTTTCAACTGCCAAATTGGTTCAGTGTTCTGCCCAGAGTGCCAAGGCACCGGTGCTACACGTGAGATAGAAGCGCGCGAGCTGCCAACTATTTATCTTCCAGAG ATGTTCAAGTACAGAATCAAAGTTGGTGAGGGGCGAAGAGCATGGATGAAAAGTCCTGAAATGGTGGAGAATTGTTCAATTGGCTTTCATTTTCCTTGTCCGTCAGAAAGAGCAGTTCAG GAAAAGGTGTCGCCACTCAAACTGCTGCGTTTCTACAGAGCTGATGTATAG
- the LOC126655482 gene encoding protein ACCELERATED CELL DEATH 6-like: MGSTTNTKDPAWRLRHQRIETLKKYQYPEPDDHQDARLGLGVTKMMNHRLYKSAQNDNADAILDDLEWVSAQNQVSVTAIFNQLSPSGNTLLHVASSSGSRNVTELLAVHFPKLITRANFQGDTAAHLAAKAGMVETLTTLVNVYMEKYKAAAGVLLEMRNEKGNTPLHEAVINKQSNVAHHIRWFEPELAYYQNNEGRESFRDGEIIKEGKSPLYLAAEDGDKEIFGILLQAIVKDGVASLHKLQGLSPAHAAVKHRRIEILEQIKEIKPVLLRGKDIGGNNALHYAAYFGYLKGVVFFLKEYNDGAIEQNEQGNYPIHVASKVGQLQVIQELLKQWPYNASEFVNRKGQNIVHVAAENGQTKVVEYILKNSGLSHLVNEKDGNRNTPLHLATQKSYPMVVFALAKANKVDHSILNNQNMTPYVEALILAKEAEENDQELKNKLCDTKSSERIVSKECKELDAYGSLMTYAILFFYGKNLRRPMDHFHGFKHKPISKEDLNGRINVLLVAAVLVSGAAFNGACQVPKSAAGGGGAYELDSTSNILLHFYFLFDLLALNFSVAAAIILCWVQLFDTKLSTFIVSLASYLVGVAIYQMFMTFLFALAIDAVKIEIVFGSIFMVGAIFFIIHTVLFIPLMVPPTASKMLENLLLPFFYILVFFAYFVFEHIIMSVSYFIVQKFLVCLSGMFVRRRTT; the protein is encoded by the exons ATGGGTTCAACTACAAACACAAAAGATCCAGCATGGAGGCTGAGACATCAGAGGATCGAGACCCTGAAAAAATACCAATACCCGGAGCCTGATGATCATCAGGATGCTCGACTCGGGCTCGGAGTAACCAAAATGATGAATCACAGGCTATATAAGTCTGCACAGAACGACAATGCCGATGCCATTCTAGATGATCTTGAATGGGTTTCAGCTCAGAATCAAGTTTCTGTAACTGCCATTTTCAATCAACTCAGTCCTTCAGGAAACACTCTGCTTCATGTTGCTTCCAGCTCCGGTAGCAGGAACGTAACGGAACTTCTGGCTGTTCACTTTCCCAAGCTGATCACTCGTGCAAATTTTCAGGGCGATACGGCCGCTCATCTCGCGGCCAAAGCCGGAATGGTGGAAACATTGACGACTCTAGTCAATGTTTATATGGAGAAGTACAAGGCGGCCGCAG GTGTGTTGTTGGAGATGAGAAATGAGAAAGGAAATACTCCTTTGCACGAAGCAGTgataaataaacaatccaatgTAGCCCATCACATCCGCTGGTTCGAACCTGAATTAGCGTATTATCAGAATAATGAAGGTCGGGAAAGTTTTCGCGACGGAGAAATTATTAAAGAAGGTAAGTCGCCGTTGTATTTAGCGGCAGAAGATGGGGATAAGGAAATATTTGGCATTCTTTTGCAAGCAATAGTTAAAGATGGCGTTGCATCACTTCATAAGCTACAAGGATTGTCTCCGGCTCATGCTGCTGTCAAGCATAGACGGATAG AAATACtagaacaaataaaagaaataaaaccagTACTATTACGAGGCAAGGATATTGGAGGAAATAACGCACTTCATTACGCAGCATATTTTGGTTATCTTAAAGGAGTCGTGTTCTTCCTCAAAGAGTACAACGATGGTGCAATCGAACAGAACGAACAAGGAAATTACCCGATtcatgtcgcatctaaagtagGCCAATTGCAAGTAATTCAAGAGTTGCTTAAACAATGGCCTTATAATGCCTCAGAGTTTGTTAACCGGAAAGGTCAGAACATCGTCCACGTGGCGGCGGAGAATGGCCAGACAAAAGTGGTGGAGTACATACTGAAGAACTCCGGTTTGAGTCACCTTGTAAATGAGAAGGACGGGAATAGAAATACTCCTCTGCATTTGGCTACACAGAAAAGCTATCCTATGGTCGTATTTGCTCTTGCAAAAGCTAATAAAGTTGACCATTCTATTCTTAATAATCAAAACATGACACCTTATGTTGAAGCTCTCATATTAGCTAAAGAAGCGGAGGAAAATGATCAAGAACTAAAG AACAAGCTATGCGACACTAAAAGCAGTGAGAGGATAGTTTCAAAAGAATGTAAAGAATTGGATGCTTATGGATCg CTGATGACATATGCGATCTTATTCTTCTACGGGAAGAATCTAAGACGACCAATGGATCATTTTCATGGTTTTAAACATAAGCCAATATCGAAAGAAGATCTCAATGGCCGGATAAACGTTCTTCTAGTAGCAGCAGTTCTTGTCTCCGGCGCAGCTTTTAACGGTGCTTGCCAAGTTCCAAAAAGCGCTGCTGGTGGCGGTGGTGCATACGAATTGGATTCAACCAGCAATATACTATTACATTTCTACTTCCTATTTGATTTGTTGGCTTTGAACTTCTCCGTGGCCGCCGCTATAATTCTTTGCTGGGTGCAATTGTTTGACACAAAACTGTCAACTTTTATCGTATCGCTAGCATCGTATTTGGTGGGCGTCGCTATTTATCAAATGTTCATGACATTTTTGTTTGCCCTAGCCATTGATGCAGTCAAAATCGAGATTGTCTTCGGTTCTATATTCATGGTTGGAGCTATCTTCTTCATTATACACACGGTGCTTTTTATTCCATTGATGGTGCCCCCTACTGCAAGCAAAATGCTTGAAAATTTGCTCTTACCTTTCTTCTATATCTTGGTTTTTTTTGCATATTTTGTATTCGAACATATCATTATGTctgtgagttattttattgtcCAAAAGTTTTTAGTGTGTTTGTCAGGCATGTTTGTAAGGAGAAGAACAACGTAG
- the LOC126656761 gene encoding pentatricopeptide repeat-containing protein At2g20710, mitochondrial-like yields MEMLKRKLFINFSPKLISKSNPAPQCNFPSRVSNLALRFFSTNSQSTLTDRVGAARDPRASIVPILDQWVSEGNTVEKPLLQSLVRLMKDYRRFNHALEISHWMTDRRYFVLSPSDAAIRLELIDRVYGSRKAEMYFEELSGKLKIYNVYGALLDIYARENSVQKAEAILQEMREKEMIRSSFAYNIMINLYRQNENFEKINALTKEMERNGIPQDRYTIQNLMAAYAAAADISGMEIILDKLEKDPRVEQSWNMYATAASGYLKVGSIEKALTMLAKVEKLMPPGKNTLAFNFLLSLYAEAGKKDELYRIWFKYKPFVEEKVTHICTMVTSLAKLDDIEGAEKIFEEWESKCTTYDFRVLNRLLAAYCRKGLLKKAEEAAEKAAQGRIPYASTWSVLAAGYIAHNQMSDAVEMLKRALSVSRKDWRPNPTTVTACLDYLEEQGDVRGMEEVVKLLKTTEPLTREIYKRLVRTYTSVGIPDDKVFDQMKIHDMDADEEAHKILEA; encoded by the exons ATGGAAATGCTAAAGCGAAAACTTTTCATCAATTTCTCTCCCAAATTGATTTCTAAATCTAACCCAGCTCCCCAATGCAACTTCCCTTCTAGGGTTTCAAATTTAGCTTTACGGTTCTTCTCCACTAATTCCCAATCAACATTGACTGATCGGGTTGGAGCTGCAAGAGACCCAAGAGCTTCAATTGTGCCCATTTTGGATCAATGGGTCAGTGAAGGGAACACTGTTGAGAAACCTTTACTTCAATCTCTTGTTCGCCTCATGAAAGATTACAGACGCTTCAATCATGCTCTAGAG ATATCGCATTGGATGACTGATCGTAGATACTTCGTATTATCACCTTCTGATGCTGCAATTAGGTTAGAGTTAATCGATAGAGTTTATGGATCGCGGAAAGCGGAAATGTATTTTGAGGAACTCTCGGGTAAGCTAAAAATTTACAATGTGTATGGTGCTCTTCTTGACATCTATGCACGAGAAAACTCTGTTCAGAAAGCAGAAGCAATCCTGCAGGAAATGAGAGAAAAGGAAATGATAAGATCATCTTTTGCTTACAATATAATGATCAACCTTTACCGTCAAAATGAAAACTTTGAGAAGATCAATGCCTTGACGAAGGAAATGGAAAGAAACGGGATCCCTCAAGATCGGTACACAATACAAAACCTGATGGCCGCTTATGCTGCTGCAGCTGACATTTCTGGAATGGAAATAATATTAGATAAATTAGAAAAAGATCCCCGGGTTGAGCAGAGCTGGAACATGTATGCAACTGCTGCAAGTGGCTATCTGAAAGTTGGGTCGATTGAGAAAGCTTTGACAATGTTAGCGAAAGTTGAGAAGCTGATGCCCCCGGGAAAGAACACATTGGCGTTTAACTTTCTTCTATCTCTCTATGCAGAGGCTGGTAAAAAGGACGAACTTTACAGAATTTGGTTTAAATATAAGCCATTTGTTGAGGAGAAGGTGACACATATTTGTACTATGGTAACCTCTCTCGCAAAGCTAGACGATATTGAGGGTGCTGAAAAGATCTTTGAGGAGTGGGAGTCTAAATGCACGACATATGATTTTCGCGTTCTAAATAGGCTCCTTGCTGCATATTGCAGAAAGGGTCTTCTTAAGAAGGCTGAAGAAGCTGCAGAGAAAGCTGCACAGGGAAGAATACCCTATGCGAGCACGTGGAGTGTCTTGGCAGCAGGGTATATAGCGCATAATCAAATGTCCGACGCAGTTGAGATGCTGAAAAGAGCACTGTCAGTTTCGCGAAAGGACTGGAGGCCAAATCCGACCACGGTGACTGCCTGTTTGGACTACCTGGAAGAACAAGGAGATGTTAGAGGAATGGAGGAAGTCGTAAAGCTGTTAAAAACAACGGAGCCTTTAACTCGAGAGATATATAAGAGACTGGTTAGGACATACACATCTGTTGGCATACCAGATGATAAAGTTTTTGATCAGATGAAGATACACGATATGGATGCCGATGAAGAAGCACACAAGATTCTTGAAGCTTAA
- the LOC126655484 gene encoding pentatricopeptide repeat-containing protein At2g20710, mitochondrial-like — protein MLKLFFLLLSAYLRENLPLAKKIKMMKRQIKLHFSINLISRSNPLPRFYFPSWNFSASLFFSTQIPKTHLKKSKLCRRIEAVIDPTASVISVLDDWVNEGNTVRKPLLRSIVDLMKDRNRFSHALQISNWMADRPYIKSTPDDVAIRLELISKVYGSAQAEKYIENLSDELKCSPVYCALLDAYVREKSVRNAEAIMQEMRENGMAKSAFPYNILINLYVQIGDSEKIETLITEMERNGVIQGASTLSNLMAAYVSVSNISGMERILNRIEEDPQLGHDWRVYSVAANGYLKVGLIDKALTMLRKMEDMMPLEKNTSAFDLLLSLYAKTGKKEEFYVAWKTYKPLVERKAESFMCMISSLSKLDDIRGAEEIFRGWESKCKIYDFRVLNTLLSAYCRKGLFKKAEAAVEKAMKDRTVCASTWNVLAMGYTEQNQMSKAVEMLKRSISVAEQDWRPDSATLTACLDYLEEQGDIEGKKGILKSLNTLEPVID, from the exons atgTTGAAGCTTTTTTTCCTGCTCTTGTCTGCATACCTGAGAGAAAATTTGCCACTtgcaaagaaaataaaaatgatgaaGAGACAAATTAAGCTTCATTTCTcaatcaatttgatttcaagatCAAACCCACTTCCCAGGTTTTACTTCCCTTCATGGAATTTTTCAGCTTCACTGTTTTTCTCCACTCAAATTCCAAAAACCCatttgaaaaaatcaaaattatgccGTAGAATTGAAGCTGTAATAGACCCAACAGCCTCAGTTATATCAGTTCTTGATGATTGGGTAAATGAAGGAAATACTGTACGGAAACCCCTGCTTCGTTCTATTGTTGACCTCATGAAAGATCGCAACCGTTTTAGCCATGCTTTACAG atATCAAATTGGATGGCTGATCGTCCATACATTAAATCAACACCCGATGATGTTGCTATTAGGTTGGAGTTGATCAGTAAAGTTTATGGATCAGCCCAAGCAGAAAAGTACATTGAGAATCTTTCAGATGAGCTAAAATGTTCCCCTGTCTATTGTGCTCTTCTCGATGCGTATGTGCGAGAAAAATCTGTTCGGAATGCAGAGGCGATTATGCAGGAAATGAGAGAAAACGGAATGGCAAAATCGGCTTTTCCTTACAACATACTTATCAACCTTTACGTTCAAATCGGAGACTCTGAGAAAATTGAGACATTGATAACGGAAATGGAACGAAATGGAGTCATCCAAGGTGCATCCACATTGAGCAACCTGATGGCTGCTTATGTTTCCGTATCTAACATTTCGGGTATGGAACGGATATTGAATCGAATAGAAGAGGATCCACAACTCGGTCATGATTGGAGAGTATATTCAGTGGCTGCAAATGGCTATCTGAAAGTCGGGTTGATTGATAAAGCATTGACAATGCTAAGAAAAATGGAGGACATGATGCCCCTTGAGAAAAACACATcagcttttgatttgcttcttAGTCTATATGCAAAGACTGGTAAAAAGGAAGAGTTTTACGTAGCTTGGAAAACATATAAGCCGTTAGTTGAACGAAAGGCGGAATCATTTATGTGCATGATTAGCTCTCTCTCAAAGCTGGACGATATTCGGGGTGCTGAAGAAATCTTTCGAGGATGGGAGTCCAAGTGCAAGATATATGACTTTCGAGTGCTAAACACGCTTCTTTCTGCGTATTGCCGAAAAGGGTTGTTTAAAAAGGCTGAAGCTGCTGTAGAGAAAGCTATGAAGGATAGAACAGTTTGTGCTAGCACCTGGAATGTATTGGCTATGGGGTATAcagaacaaaatcaaatgtcGAAGGCAGTCGAGATGTTAAAGAGATCAATATCAGTTGCGGAACAAGACTGGAGGCCGGACTCTGCTACTTTGACCGCCTGTTTAGACTATTTGGAAGAACAAGGAGATATTGAAGGAAAGAAAGGAATTTTAAAGTCATTAAACACATTGGAACCTGTTATTGACTGA